From the Salinimicrobium tongyeongense genome, one window contains:
- a CDS encoding metallophosphoesterase, whose translation MRWIIFVIIYLILDIYAYQAFKTVTRQSWIYFIYLALSLGVLGYLLYQFNVPEKQGLTGARSYAIGFFLAFFAPKLILFFLLFGEDLVRLVVSGFQKLAHTKTEYSLPSRRKFVSQVALGIAAIPFASLLYGMYRGRYNYKVLKYVLHFDDLPDAFDGYRITQISDVHSGSFDNPEKISYGIALINEQKSDAVMFTGDLVNNTASEMDPWKEVFSGISAPDGVYSVLGNHDYGDYVHWESAAAKKANLEALKAVHREMGWNLLLDEHKKITRGSDTIAIVGVENWGAGFKQVGDLGKAASGLSAGEFKILLSHDPSHWEQKVKKDEKKFQLTLSGHTHGMQFGIEIPGWFKWSPAQYRYEHWAGIYNEAGRFLNVNRGFGFLAYPGRVGIWPEVSVIELRKGPKPA comes from the coding sequence ATGCGCTGGATCATTTTTGTAATCATTTACCTCATTCTCGATATATACGCCTACCAGGCTTTTAAAACCGTTACCCGCCAATCCTGGATCTACTTTATCTACCTCGCCCTTTCGCTTGGGGTTTTGGGGTATTTGTTGTACCAGTTCAATGTGCCCGAAAAACAGGGTCTTACCGGGGCACGGAGTTATGCCATAGGTTTCTTTCTGGCCTTTTTCGCCCCCAAGCTCATCCTTTTCTTTCTGCTTTTTGGCGAAGATCTCGTTCGGCTGGTGGTTAGCGGATTTCAGAAACTGGCGCACACCAAAACCGAATATTCCCTGCCTTCACGCCGCAAATTCGTGAGCCAGGTGGCCCTGGGGATAGCCGCCATTCCGTTTGCTTCGCTGCTCTACGGAATGTATCGCGGGCGCTACAACTATAAGGTGCTTAAGTATGTGCTGCATTTTGACGACCTGCCCGATGCCTTCGACGGCTACAGGATAACCCAGATTAGCGATGTGCACTCCGGAAGTTTTGACAATCCTGAAAAAATAAGCTACGGGATAGCACTTATTAACGAGCAAAAAAGCGATGCCGTGATGTTTACCGGAGACCTGGTGAACAACACGGCCTCTGAGATGGACCCCTGGAAGGAAGTTTTTTCGGGGATTTCGGCACCCGACGGGGTTTATTCGGTGTTGGGAAATCACGATTACGGCGACTATGTGCACTGGGAATCTGCAGCGGCAAAAAAGGCAAATTTAGAGGCTCTTAAAGCTGTGCACCGGGAAATGGGCTGGAACCTTTTGCTCGATGAACACAAAAAAATTACCCGCGGCAGCGATACTATCGCCATAGTGGGCGTGGAGAACTGGGGCGCCGGTTTTAAACAGGTGGGCGATCTTGGCAAGGCTGCAAGCGGACTTTCTGCCGGGGAGTTCAAGATCCTCCTGTCGCACGACCCGTCTCACTGGGAACAAAAAGTTAAAAAGGATGAGAAGAAATTCCAGCTTACGTTAAGCGGGCACACCCACGGGATGCAGTTTGGAATAGAAATTCCCGGCTGGTTCAAATGGAGTCCGGCGCAGTACAGGTATGAGCACTGGGCTGGAATTTACAACGAAGCCGGCCGCTTTCTCAATGTGAACCGTGGCTTCGGATTCCTGGCTTACCCGGGCAGGGTAGGGATATGGCCCGAAGTTTCGGTAATTGAACTTCGGAAAGGGCCAAAACCCGCATAG
- a CDS encoding thioredoxin family protein: MSKFGELIDLQVPVLLEFYTQWHEASKAMQPVLKEVASALGDKARIIKIDVDKNSELAEALRVKGLPTLMIYKTGEMKWRQSGEQDAETLIGLINEYV, from the coding sequence ATGTCGAAATTTGGAGAATTAATCGATCTGCAGGTGCCGGTCCTGCTTGAGTTCTACACCCAATGGCACGAAGCTTCCAAAGCTATGCAACCGGTTTTGAAAGAAGTGGCCTCGGCCCTGGGAGACAAGGCCAGGATCATTAAAATTGATGTAGATAAGAATTCTGAACTTGCTGAAGCCCTGCGTGTTAAAGGTCTGCCTACCCTTATGATCTATAAGACAGGGGAGATGAAGTGGAGGCAAAGCGGCGAACAGGATGCCGAAACACTAATAGGCCTTATTAATGAATATGTGTAA
- a CDS encoding PLP-dependent transferase → MKEKNLLSYIEEVLQNMPNDWLKLTTHRLDIYNEELAKTQFLDQFETLYQKNNARQEALAALPTAFDYIRLGHPLSSVLEWAIARLNDLKPQNVISFSSRTVPVLAVLRKNLFAEKNTRILYTEALPGFFDAEIIKRVYGYNFELEQVANLKEITEFDGSTILISQKTDFGSVDLPATVDFFIQIHPQLGSILLVNGDQNDDYVPEIQHVRRRETIAMTPADAFTALQQLTGRVSGPSQKKSEAAKASVLKSIREITATNSPALLASSGLSMQYAIMMGLVDNAIQNHPGKNIKFIVPPNCYGGTNDQARRVAACLDQVEVVDLLVDGKNNMVDSIDKVLNEIAQQDAVPYIIAEIPTNPRVEVPNLENLKEALGKARQTATGQPAIDPVFILDQTFCPNVRFSAKDGILSNTRVISYVSGSKFPSGGKCTAGYCVANEKAEKLLEDIALHLKLCDNEATNLQVEILAEQLPSMNQRIKDAYKNTREFVNFIQQALPAARINFVSEELADQGFTPSVFSLDLPTKGETAEERETYKRALNQKLIGMMITKIPNESKYCVSYGQLKGCYWTIPATSTQGTTKEADKDYIARVSVSPHLDLERHKQVFSEFVEQI, encoded by the coding sequence ATGAAAGAGAAAAACCTGCTAAGTTACATAGAAGAGGTACTGCAAAATATGCCCAATGACTGGCTTAAGCTCACCACGCACCGGCTCGATATCTACAATGAAGAGCTGGCCAAAACTCAATTTTTAGATCAGTTTGAAACTTTATATCAAAAGAACAACGCCAGGCAGGAAGCACTGGCCGCCCTGCCCACCGCTTTCGATTATATAAGGCTGGGGCATCCGCTTTCCAGCGTTCTGGAATGGGCCATTGCCCGGCTAAACGACCTTAAGCCTCAAAACGTGATCAGTTTTTCGTCACGCACTGTCCCGGTATTAGCTGTTCTCAGGAAAAACCTTTTTGCTGAAAAAAACACCCGAATTCTTTATACTGAAGCCTTACCCGGTTTTTTTGATGCTGAAATCATTAAACGGGTTTACGGCTATAACTTCGAATTGGAGCAGGTTGCGAACCTGAAAGAAATCACTGAATTTGACGGCAGCACAATCCTCATTTCCCAAAAAACCGATTTTGGAAGTGTTGACCTTCCGGCTACAGTCGACTTTTTTATACAGATCCATCCACAGCTTGGCAGTATCTTACTCGTAAATGGAGATCAAAATGACGATTACGTACCTGAAATCCAGCACGTGCGAAGAAGGGAAACCATCGCCATGACCCCGGCCGATGCTTTTACTGCCTTACAGCAGCTCACCGGAAGAGTTTCCGGCCCTTCACAAAAAAAATCCGAAGCAGCCAAAGCCAGTGTGCTCAAATCAATTCGAGAGATCACCGCCACCAATTCGCCTGCGCTTTTAGCCTCCTCGGGACTTTCTATGCAGTACGCCATCATGATGGGCCTCGTTGACAATGCCATACAAAACCACCCCGGAAAAAATATTAAGTTCATTGTGCCCCCAAACTGCTATGGAGGCACCAACGACCAGGCAAGACGGGTTGCCGCCTGCCTTGACCAGGTTGAGGTAGTCGACCTGCTGGTAGACGGAAAAAACAATATGGTAGACAGTATTGATAAGGTCCTGAACGAGATCGCGCAGCAGGATGCCGTTCCTTATATTATTGCTGAAATTCCTACCAATCCGCGGGTGGAGGTTCCAAACCTAGAGAATTTAAAAGAAGCTTTGGGCAAAGCGCGCCAAACCGCCACCGGGCAGCCTGCTATTGATCCGGTTTTTATTTTGGACCAGACTTTTTGCCCCAATGTCCGGTTTTCGGCTAAAGATGGGATCCTCTCTAACACCCGGGTCATATCTTATGTTAGCGGATCAAAATTCCCTAGCGGAGGAAAGTGTACTGCAGGTTACTGCGTAGCCAATGAAAAAGCTGAAAAATTGCTGGAAGACATAGCCCTTCACCTGAAGCTTTGCGACAATGAAGCTACCAATCTACAGGTAGAAATACTGGCTGAACAACTCCCTTCCATGAACCAAAGGATAAAAGACGCCTACAAAAACACCCGTGAGTTTGTGAATTTTATCCAGCAGGCTTTACCTGCGGCCAGAATAAATTTCGTTTCAGAAGAGCTTGCAGACCAGGGGTTCACGCCATCTGTATTTTCACTCGATCTTCCTACAAAAGGCGAGACTGCCGAAGAAAGGGAAACTTACAAACGCGCTTTAAACCAGAAACTCATCGGGATGATGATCACCAAAATCCCGAACGAAAGCAAATACTGTGTGAGCTACGGCCAGTTAAAAGGCTGCTACTGGACCATTCCCGCAACTTCTACCCAGGGAACCACCAAAGAAGCCGACAAAGATTACATTGCCAGGGTATCTGTATCCCCCCATTTAGATCTTGAACGCCACAAACAGGTGTTCTCAGAATTTGTGGAGCAAATCTAA